One Moorena sp. SIOASIH DNA segment encodes these proteins:
- a CDS encoding acyl carrier protein — MLETISEQIDQEFHTEEAIQAWLVSQLAQRLEVDPEEIDIQEPFESYNLESADALILLGRLENYLGREISPTLLWNYPNIEALAQRLAEDANG; from the coding sequence ATGCTTGAAACTATTTCTGAGCAAATCGATCAAGAATTTCATACTGAAGAAGCTATTCAAGCCTGGTTAGTTTCCCAACTCGCCCAACGATTGGAGGTTGATCCTGAAGAGATAGATATCCAGGAACCATTTGAAAGCTACAACCTAGAATCAGCAGATGCTTTGATTCTTTTAGGTAGATTGGAAAACTATCTTGGCCGTGAGATATCTCCCACCCTGTTGTGGAACTATCCCAACATCGAAGCCCTAGCACAACGTTTAGCTGAAGATGCGAATGGTTAA
- a CDS encoding 3-oxoacyl-[acyl-carrier-protein] synthase III C-terminal domain-containing protein produces MPVIAATAFTFPEHYYAQEVLATAVKKFCIAMNLDFDLDTIDRFFTNVNIKGRYFTHSLDDFFEPPTPGVTAQRSIDLAVDNFEKTLRSLFCSSGIDPEEIALIASSTLTISVPPLEARLMNRIPFSRYIKRLPMFGYGCMGGVAGIARVAEYLEGHPKDAAIFFAGELSSALWQGSLQMELQTMISKLPDDPSLYSEIICSIVTAALFADGTGAVLMVGRDHPLAKPSQPRVIDIGSILLPNTTHLMGMDIADTGFRNILRPEVSDHVKAGLREVIDPLLNKHNLSTDDISCWIVHPGGPKVIKAIQEEFGLTQEAVQLSWDTLEKVGNMSSSSVLYILNEVLSQEQPSAGSYGLMVGMGPGLSQEILLLQW; encoded by the coding sequence ATGCCTGTTATTGCTGCTACTGCCTTCACGTTTCCCGAGCACTACTATGCTCAAGAAGTACTAGCTACAGCGGTCAAAAAGTTTTGCATCGCGATGAATCTAGATTTTGATCTTGATACCATCGACCGCTTTTTCACCAATGTCAATATCAAAGGGCGTTATTTCACCCACTCCCTAGATGACTTCTTTGAACCACCGACTCCCGGAGTCACTGCTCAGCGGTCTATAGACCTTGCTGTTGATAACTTTGAAAAAACTCTGCGGTCATTATTCTGTTCAAGCGGCATCGACCCCGAGGAAATCGCATTAATCGCCTCCTCCACACTCACCATTTCGGTTCCCCCCCTGGAAGCTCGGTTAATGAATCGCATCCCTTTCTCACGGTACATCAAACGACTACCAATGTTTGGCTATGGCTGCATGGGTGGAGTAGCAGGTATAGCGCGAGTAGCAGAGTACCTAGAGGGACACCCCAAGGATGCTGCAATTTTCTTTGCTGGTGAACTGTCCTCTGCTCTGTGGCAGGGTTCCTTGCAAATGGAATTGCAAACAATGATTTCTAAACTACCAGACGACCCCTCTCTCTACAGCGAAATCATTTGCTCTATCGTTACTGCTGCATTGTTTGCTGATGGTACGGGAGCAGTTTTAATGGTAGGTCGCGATCATCCCTTAGCCAAGCCAAGTCAACCTCGGGTAATTGATATTGGATCAATCTTGCTTCCCAATACCACTCACTTGATGGGAATGGATATTGCCGATACCGGGTTCAGGAATATTCTCAGACCCGAAGTGTCTGACCATGTCAAAGCAGGACTGCGAGAGGTGATTGACCCACTTCTCAACAAGCATAACTTATCAACAGATGATATATCCTGCTGGATTGTGCATCCGGGTGGACCCAAGGTAATTAAAGCTATACAAGAAGAGTTTGGACTGACTCAGGAGGCAGTACAGCTGAGCTGGGACACGTTAGAAAAAGTTGGCAATATGTCCTCATCATCTGTGCTCTATATACTCAATGAAGTCTTATCTCAAGAGCAGCCAAGTGCAGGTAGTTATGGTTTGATGGTCGGAATGGGACCAGGTTTATCCCAGGAAATTTTGCTATTGCAATGGTAG
- a CDS encoding alpha/beta fold hydrolase, protein MEAIAIIGLGCRFPGARNPEEYWRLLCNGVDAIIEVPADRWDIDAFYDPKPGTPGKMSTRWGGFLEQVDQFDPQFFGITPREAVYIDPQQRLLLEVAWEALDNAGQVVEKLAHSNTGVFVGISASDYHQRFQQGGYSVINAYMGTGNALSIAANRLSYLFDFRGPSMAIDTACSSSLVAVHLACQSLQSRESNLALAGGVNLLLSPELTIIVSQAQMMATDGRCKTFDARANGYVRGEGCGIVVLKRLEDAIRDNDNIIALIKGSAVNQDGRSNGLTAPNGLSQEAVIRQALANAGVAPAQINYVEAHGTGTPLGDPIEAEALGAVLSQDRSPDNPCMIGSAKTNIGHLESAAGIAGLIKVALSLHHGKIPPSLHFQKPNPYIPFEKLLLQVQQTLTPWPEKDGLALAGLSSFGFGGTNAHVILGQAPQGDEELGKNNFVYPGISSSPYLLPLSARTPEALRALAQEYQEFLAPAASGSTASLSDICYTASVRRSNHDHRLSLVFQNCDELTEGLEAFCSGETYSGLSWGRKQRNRRPKLVFVFSGQGPQWWGMGRELLSTEPVFCSTIEKCDRLLRSYASWSLLEELTANESTSRLAETEIAQPAIFALQVALAALWRSWGIEPNAIIGHSVGEVAAAHVAGALSLEDAVQVVFHRARFMQQGTGLGKMAAVDLSVAEAEELLAKYAGRLSIAAINSPTSLVLSGEAAALEEVLESLEQGQIFCKMMRVNYAFHSPHMEPFQDQLVRSLQGITPQTASIPIISTVTGLAHQGENFDAGYWGRNIREPVRFAPAIDQLIKTKHNLFVEISPHPVLGINISQCLKNSGKNGTVLPSLRRQQRERAVMLGSLGTLYTQGYPVDWSRRYPSGGQFVSLPSYPWQRSRYWLEVVPNSTEQESSGVTVTLSMPSELNGKSTPNHGVAPEAKPSLTRAKLLAAEPEERQGLLESYLTELLARVMGIAVSQLDLQQPLHSLGLDSIVGVELRNQIETDLEVVVPLEYFISLSIEDFITQVFLLVVKEAKSSPNQGTQGKPSTTDSMDSTNESSGTITSSEKVVPQANLWVTRPKPNPQAKLRLFCFPYAGAGASIFRSWLELLPPDIEVCSIQLPGRENRLEEEPFTRLSPLIQALTPVLRPYLDIPFAFFGHSLGALISFELARELRKQNLPSPVHVFVSASLAPQLPDLNLPIHRLPDDEFIQSLGRLNGTPEETLQNPELMELFLPVLRADFAILETYFYSSADPLDCPITVFGGKSDPKVSHLELEAWRNQTQRDFTLQMFPGDHFFLKSHHQLLLDAIATQLSPPVKVMG, encoded by the coding sequence ATGGAAGCGATCGCAATTATTGGTCTAGGTTGTCGTTTTCCTGGTGCCAGAAACCCGGAGGAGTATTGGCGGCTCCTATGTAACGGGGTAGATGCCATTATAGAGGTACCAGCAGATCGGTGGGATATCGATGCTTTCTACGATCCTAAACCTGGTACTCCAGGAAAAATGAGTACTCGGTGGGGTGGCTTTTTAGAACAAGTAGATCAATTTGACCCCCAATTTTTCGGAATTACTCCGAGAGAGGCAGTTTATATCGACCCCCAGCAGCGACTTTTGTTAGAGGTAGCTTGGGAGGCCCTGGACAATGCTGGGCAGGTGGTAGAAAAACTAGCCCACAGTAACACAGGTGTTTTTGTTGGTATTTCTGCCAGCGATTACCACCAGCGCTTTCAGCAAGGAGGGTATAGTGTCATCAATGCCTACATGGGGACTGGCAATGCTTTAAGTATTGCTGCTAACCGCCTCTCCTACCTATTTGATTTTCGAGGACCGAGTATGGCGATTGACACAGCCTGTTCCTCTTCATTGGTGGCTGTGCATCTTGCCTGTCAAAGTCTGCAGAGTAGAGAGTCTAATTTAGCCTTGGCCGGTGGAGTTAATCTACTGCTGTCTCCGGAGTTGACCATCATTGTCTCTCAGGCACAAATGATGGCTACGGATGGGCGTTGTAAGACCTTTGATGCTAGAGCCAACGGTTATGTCCGGGGAGAAGGCTGCGGTATTGTAGTACTCAAACGTCTGGAGGATGCGATTAGAGACAATGACAATATCATTGCTCTGATCAAGGGTTCAGCCGTTAACCAAGATGGCCGTAGCAACGGACTTACCGCTCCCAATGGTCTGTCTCAAGAAGCAGTTATCCGCCAAGCCTTGGCAAATGCTGGAGTGGCACCAGCTCAAATTAACTATGTTGAAGCTCACGGTACAGGCACTCCCCTAGGAGACCCAATTGAGGCCGAAGCACTAGGGGCTGTGTTGAGTCAAGACCGTTCCCCGGACAACCCCTGCATGATTGGTTCCGCTAAAACCAATATCGGTCATCTAGAATCTGCCGCTGGCATTGCTGGTCTAATTAAGGTAGCGCTATCGTTACATCATGGCAAAATACCACCGAGCCTGCATTTCCAAAAACCGAATCCCTATATTCCGTTCGAGAAACTTCTGCTTCAGGTACAGCAAACCCTGACCCCTTGGCCGGAAAAGGATGGTCTAGCTTTGGCTGGATTGAGTTCCTTTGGTTTTGGCGGAACTAACGCCCATGTGATTCTAGGGCAAGCTCCCCAAGGGGATGAGGAGTTGGGGAAAAACAACTTTGTCTATCCTGGAATCTCCTCATCACCTTATCTGCTTCCCCTATCTGCTCGCACTCCAGAAGCTCTGAGAGCTTTAGCTCAAGAGTATCAGGAATTCCTAGCACCAGCAGCGTCTGGTAGCACTGCCTCATTATCAGACATCTGTTATACAGCTAGTGTACGACGTTCTAATCATGACCACCGTTTGTCTCTGGTATTTCAAAACTGTGATGAACTAACCGAGGGCCTTGAAGCATTTTGCTCTGGAGAAACTTACTCCGGTCTGTCTTGGGGTCGTAAGCAACGGAACCGCCGTCCTAAGCTAGTTTTTGTCTTTTCTGGTCAAGGACCCCAATGGTGGGGGATGGGGCGTGAATTATTATCTACCGAACCGGTCTTTTGCTCCACTATAGAGAAGTGCGATCGGCTGCTACGCTCTTATGCCAGCTGGTCACTGCTGGAAGAACTGACCGCTAATGAGTCAACATCCCGCTTGGCAGAAACTGAGATTGCCCAGCCAGCTATTTTTGCCTTGCAAGTCGCTTTAGCTGCTTTGTGGCGGTCTTGGGGAATAGAACCCAATGCCATAATCGGGCATAGCGTGGGAGAAGTAGCAGCAGCTCATGTTGCGGGAGCTCTAAGCTTGGAGGATGCAGTCCAAGTTGTTTTCCACCGTGCTCGCTTCATGCAGCAGGGAACAGGTCTTGGGAAAATGGCAGCTGTGGACTTGTCCGTAGCTGAGGCAGAGGAACTCTTAGCTAAGTATGCCGGTCGTCTGTCTATTGCTGCCATCAATAGTCCTACCTCACTTGTTCTATCAGGTGAAGCAGCAGCCCTGGAAGAAGTGCTTGAGTCCCTTGAGCAGGGACAGATTTTCTGTAAGATGATGCGGGTGAATTATGCTTTCCACAGTCCCCACATGGAGCCGTTTCAAGATCAATTAGTGCGATCGCTTCAAGGAATTACACCTCAAACTGCATCTATTCCAATCATCTCAACCGTCACAGGTCTAGCTCATCAGGGTGAAAATTTTGATGCTGGCTACTGGGGACGCAATATCAGAGAGCCAGTGCGTTTTGCCCCTGCAATTGATCAACTTATCAAGACCAAGCATAATCTATTTGTTGAGATTAGCCCCCACCCAGTCCTAGGGATAAATATCTCCCAGTGTCTGAAGAACTCGGGCAAAAACGGAACAGTATTGCCTTCTCTACGCCGACAGCAACGGGAACGAGCAGTTATGTTGGGTTCTTTGGGTACTCTCTACACCCAGGGCTACCCAGTAGACTGGAGCCGACGCTATCCATCTGGGGGTCAGTTTGTTTCGTTGCCCTCTTATCCTTGGCAGCGATCGCGTTACTGGTTGGAGGTAGTTCCTAACTCAACCGAACAGGAGAGTTCAGGGGTAACCGTAACCCTGAGCATGCCATCAGAACTTAATGGGAAATCCACCCCTAATCATGGTGTCGCACCAGAAGCCAAGCCAAGTTTAACCCGTGCTAAATTGCTGGCGGCAGAACCAGAGGAACGCCAGGGACTGTTGGAATCTTACTTGACAGAATTATTAGCCAGGGTTATGGGAATTGCTGTCAGCCAACTGGACTTACAGCAGCCCCTTCATAGCTTAGGACTTGACTCCATAGTGGGTGTTGAGCTAAGGAATCAAATTGAGACTGATCTGGAGGTGGTTGTTCCTCTAGAATACTTCATTAGTTTAAGCATTGAGGATTTTATCACCCAAGTTTTCCTGCTGGTTGTTAAAGAAGCCAAATCATCACCTAATCAAGGAACTCAAGGCAAACCCAGCACTACGGACTCGATGGATTCAACTAATGAGTCTTCAGGGACAATCACCTCTTCAGAGAAGGTAGTACCTCAAGCCAATCTTTGGGTCACCCGTCCAAAGCCGAATCCCCAAGCAAAACTACGTCTATTCTGCTTCCCCTATGCGGGAGCTGGTGCTTCTATCTTCCGCTCTTGGTTAGAATTGCTACCACCAGACATTGAGGTTTGTTCAATTCAATTGCCTGGGCGAGAAAACCGACTCGAAGAAGAGCCATTTACTCGCCTCTCACCTCTGATTCAGGCCCTAACACCTGTTTTGCGTCCTTACTTAGACATTCCTTTTGCCTTTTTCGGTCACAGTTTAGGAGCGTTAATTAGCTTTGAGCTTGCCCGTGAGTTACGCAAACAGAACTTACCTAGCCCAGTTCACGTATTTGTTTCTGCAAGCCTTGCTCCTCAGCTACCGGATCTGAATCTACCCATCCATCGACTGCCTGATGATGAGTTTATCCAGTCACTAGGTCGCTTAAATGGAACACCAGAGGAAACATTACAAAATCCTGAGCTGATGGAGCTATTCCTCCCGGTGTTGCGAGCAGACTTTGCGATTTTGGAAACTTACTTCTACTCCAGCGCAGATCCCCTCGATTGCCCAATCACAGTGTTTGGTGGCAAATCCGACCCCAAAGTCAGTCATTTGGAACTAGAGGCTTGGCGGAACCAGACCCAGAGAGACTTCACCCTGCAAATGTTTCCCGGCGACCACTTCTTCCTCAAGAGCCATCACCAGCTTTTATTGGATGCGATCGCTACCCAACTTAGCCCACCTGTCAAGGTGATGGGGTGA